In Bradyrhizobium guangxiense, the following are encoded in one genomic region:
- the scpA gene encoding methylmalonyl-CoA mutase: protein MSRIPNFADIAFERAATTAPAGSAEPWLTPEGILVKSAYGEADLAGLDFLETYPGIAPYLRGPYPTMYVNQPWTVRQYAGFSTAEDSNAFYRRNLAAGQKGLSVAFDLATHRGYDSDHPRVGGDVGMAGVAIDSIYDMRTLFAGIPLDQMSVSMTMNGAVLPILALYVAAAEEQGVPPEKLSGTIQNDILKEFMVRNTYIYPPAPSMRIISDIFAYTSQKMPKYNSISISGYHMQEAGATQDLELAYTLADGVEYLRAGLAAGLDVDRFAPRLSFFWAIGMNFFMEVAKLRAARLLWAKLLKPFNPKDPRSLSLRTHSQTSGWSLTAQDVFNNVMRTTVEAMAATQGHTQSLHTNALDEALALPTDFSARIARNTQLFLQQESGTTRIIDPWGGSYYVERLTRDLAAKAWGHIQEVEELGGMAKAIEAGVPKLRIEEASAKTQARIDAGKQAVIGVNKYKPTDEDRIEILKVDNTNVRRLQIDKLKRLKSERNQKDVDAALAALTRSAGEGNGNLLALAIDAARAKATVGEISDAMEKVFGRHRAEIKSITGVYKREASSMGNQVEKVQALIDAFEEAEGRRPRILVAKIGQDGHDRGQKVIASAFADIGFDVDIGPLFATADEAARQAVENDVHILGVSSLAAAHLTAVPELKAALKKQGRDDIMIIVGGVVPPQDYDALYAAGAEAIFPPGTVIADAAEELIRKLNARLGHSEAAE from the coding sequence ATGAGCCGCATTCCGAACTTTGCCGACATCGCCTTCGAGAGAGCTGCCACCACTGCACCGGCCGGCAGCGCCGAGCCCTGGCTAACGCCGGAGGGCATCCTGGTGAAATCAGCCTATGGCGAAGCCGATCTCGCCGGGCTCGATTTCCTCGAGACCTATCCGGGCATCGCGCCGTACCTGCGCGGCCCCTACCCGACCATGTATGTCAACCAGCCCTGGACCGTCAGGCAATATGCCGGCTTCTCCACGGCGGAGGATTCCAACGCGTTCTACCGCCGCAATTTAGCTGCCGGACAGAAGGGCCTCTCGGTCGCCTTCGACCTCGCCACCCATCGCGGCTACGACTCAGACCATCCGCGCGTCGGCGGTGACGTCGGCATGGCCGGCGTTGCCATCGATTCCATCTACGACATGCGCACGCTGTTCGCTGGCATTCCGCTCGACCAGATGAGCGTGTCCATGACCATGAACGGCGCCGTGCTGCCGATCCTCGCGCTCTACGTCGCCGCGGCCGAGGAACAGGGCGTGCCGCCGGAGAAGCTGTCGGGCACCATTCAGAACGACATTCTGAAAGAGTTCATGGTGCGCAACACCTACATCTATCCGCCTGCGCCCTCGATGCGGATCATCTCGGACATTTTTGCGTACACCTCGCAAAAGATGCCCAAGTACAATTCGATCTCGATCTCTGGTTACCACATGCAGGAAGCTGGAGCGACGCAGGATCTCGAACTCGCCTATACGCTGGCCGATGGCGTCGAATATCTGCGCGCAGGTCTTGCCGCCGGCTTAGATGTCGACCGCTTCGCGCCGCGGCTGTCGTTCTTCTGGGCAATCGGCATGAACTTCTTCATGGAAGTCGCCAAGCTGCGCGCCGCTCGCCTGCTCTGGGCGAAGCTGCTGAAGCCGTTCAATCCGAAGGATCCGCGCTCGCTGTCGCTGCGCACGCACAGCCAGACCTCGGGCTGGTCGCTGACCGCACAGGACGTCTTCAACAACGTGATGCGCACGACAGTCGAAGCGATGGCGGCGACCCAAGGCCACACCCAGTCGCTGCACACCAACGCGCTCGACGAGGCGCTGGCGCTGCCGACCGACTTCTCGGCGCGCATCGCCCGCAACACCCAGCTGTTCCTGCAGCAGGAGAGCGGCACCACCCGCATCATCGATCCCTGGGGCGGCTCGTATTACGTCGAACGGCTCACGCGCGACCTCGCCGCCAAGGCCTGGGGCCACATCCAGGAGGTCGAGGAGCTCGGCGGCATGGCAAAAGCCATCGAGGCCGGCGTGCCCAAGCTGCGCATCGAGGAGGCCTCGGCCAAGACCCAGGCGCGCATCGATGCCGGCAAGCAGGCGGTGATCGGCGTCAACAAGTACAAGCCGACCGACGAGGACAGAATCGAAATCCTGAAGGTCGACAACACCAATGTCCGGCGGCTGCAGATCGACAAGCTGAAGCGGCTGAAATCAGAGCGCAACCAGAAGGACGTCGATGCCGCGCTCGCCGCGCTGACGCGCTCGGCCGGCGAAGGCAACGGCAATCTGCTCGCGCTTGCGATCGATGCCGCGCGGGCCAAGGCGACGGTTGGCGAAATCTCTGACGCAATGGAGAAAGTGTTCGGCCGCCACCGCGCCGAGATCAAATCCATCACCGGCGTCTACAAGCGGGAGGCGTCCAGCATGGGCAATCAGGTCGAGAAGGTTCAGGCGCTGATCGACGCCTTCGAGGAGGCGGAAGGCCGCCGCCCGCGCATCCTGGTCGCCAAGATCGGCCAGGACGGCCACGACCGCGGCCAGAAGGTGATCGCCTCCGCGTTCGCAGACATCGGCTTCGACGTCGACATCGGGCCGCTGTTCGCGACTGCAGATGAAGCCGCCCGGCAGGCGGTCGAGAACGACGTCCACATCCTCGGCGTCTCTTCGCTGGCCGCCGCCCACCTCACCGCGGTGCCCGAATTGAAGGCCGCGCTGAAGAAGCAGGGCCGTGACGACATCATGATCATCGTCGGTGGCGTGGTGCCGCCGCAGGATTACGATGCCCTCTATGCGGCAGGCGCCGAAGCCATCTTCCCGCCGGGCACCGTGATCGCGGATGCGGCCGAGGAGCTGATCCGCAAGCTGAATGCCCGGCTCGGCCATAGCGAGGCGGCGGAGTAG
- a CDS encoding tripartite tricarboxylate transporter permease, producing MLKTLIEAFALISTWEVIIAMFAASVYGLVIGSLPGLSATMATALLVPVTFYLSPIAAIATIVAASSMAIFSGDIPGALLRIPGTPASAAYADEAYAMTRKGQAELALGAGVWFSAVGGIAGVLSLMILAPPLAEIALSFSTFEYFWLALLGLMCATLVARSSPVKAIAGMFIGLLVSCIGIENPGGIPRFTFGITDLFGGIEPIPALVGVFAVAQVMRAMLTPEPPPLPRRKFGSIMAGQWKLTKLYHWQMTRGNIVGIIIGVLPGAGADMAAWVSYAMSKRFSKEPEKFGTGHVEGLVEAGASNNASIASGWVPSLLFGIPGDTIAAIAIGVLYMKGLNPGPTLFTEKASSMYAIYLMFIIANILMIPLGIAMIRVAAYILLAPRSTVMPIIMLCCAVGSFAIGNNMFGVVTVAAFGVIGYVMEANGYPVAAMVLGIVMGTMVEQAFVTSLIKSDGSILPFFERPVAAILAAMAIGALLWPVMVWVWRKVKPPQAAAATGR from the coding sequence ATGCTCAAGACCCTGATTGAAGCTTTCGCGCTGATCTCCACCTGGGAGGTCATCATCGCGATGTTCGCGGCCTCCGTGTACGGCCTCGTGATCGGCTCCCTGCCGGGCCTGTCGGCGACGATGGCGACCGCCCTGCTCGTCCCCGTCACTTTTTACCTGTCGCCGATCGCGGCGATCGCGACCATCGTCGCGGCATCCTCGATGGCGATCTTCTCCGGCGACATTCCGGGCGCGCTGCTGCGCATTCCCGGCACGCCGGCTTCCGCCGCCTATGCGGACGAGGCCTATGCCATGACGCGCAAGGGCCAGGCGGAGCTCGCATTAGGTGCCGGCGTCTGGTTCTCGGCCGTCGGCGGCATTGCCGGCGTGCTGTCGCTGATGATCCTGGCGCCGCCGCTCGCCGAGATCGCATTGTCCTTCTCGACCTTCGAATATTTCTGGCTGGCGCTGCTCGGCCTGATGTGCGCCACGCTGGTGGCGCGTTCCTCGCCGGTGAAGGCGATCGCCGGCATGTTCATCGGCCTGCTCGTCTCCTGCATCGGCATCGAGAATCCCGGCGGCATCCCGCGCTTCACCTTTGGCATTACGGATCTGTTTGGCGGCATCGAGCCGATCCCGGCGCTGGTCGGCGTGTTTGCGGTCGCGCAGGTGATGCGGGCGATGCTGACGCCCGAGCCGCCGCCGCTGCCGCGGCGCAAATTTGGAAGCATCATGGCCGGCCAATGGAAGCTGACCAAGCTCTATCACTGGCAGATGACGCGCGGGAACATCGTCGGCATCATCATCGGCGTGCTGCCCGGCGCCGGCGCCGACATGGCCGCCTGGGTGTCCTATGCGATGTCGAAACGCTTCTCCAAGGAGCCGGAAAAATTCGGCACCGGCCATGTCGAGGGCCTGGTCGAGGCCGGCGCCAGCAACAATGCCAGCATCGCCTCGGGCTGGGTGCCCTCGCTGCTGTTCGGCATTCCCGGCGACACTATCGCCGCGATCGCGATCGGCGTGCTCTACATGAAGGGGCTCAATCCGGGTCCGACGCTGTTCACCGAGAAGGCGTCGAGCATGTACGCGATCTACCTGATGTTCATCATCGCGAACATCCTGATGATCCCGCTCGGCATCGCCATGATCCGGGTCGCCGCCTACATCCTACTGGCGCCGCGCTCCACCGTGATGCCGATCATCATGCTGTGCTGCGCGGTCGGCTCGTTCGCGATCGGCAACAACATGTTCGGCGTCGTCACCGTCGCCGCCTTCGGCGTGATCGGCTACGTGATGGAGGCAAACGGCTACCCTGTCGCCGCGATGGTGCTTGGCATCGTCATGGGCACCATGGTCGAGCAGGCCTTTGTCACGTCGCTGATTAAGTCCGACGGCAGCATCTTGCCGTTCTTCGAACGGCCGGTTGCCGCCATCCTCGCGGCGATGGCGATCGGCGCGCTGCTGTGGCCGGTGATGGTCTGGGTCTGGCGCAAGGTGAAACCGCCGCAGGCCGCGGCGGCAACGGGCCGGTGA
- a CDS encoding tripartite tricarboxylate transporter substrate binding protein: MSKISRRTFAASTAAVAASAAFGFKPAVAQAYPARPVTVIVPWGAGGGTDATARIVAALLEKDLGQPFNVVNRTGGSGVVGHSAIATAQPDGYTIGMLTVEISMMHWQGLTELTPKSYTPLALMNEDPPGIQVSSSSPYKTVKELAEAIKAAPPGKFKASGTGQGGIWHLALVGWMQAMGLPANQVAWVPSNGAAPAMQDLAAGGLDLTTCSVPEARAIIEAGKARSLAIMAPARNPVFKDVPTLKEAMGIDYATGAWRGIGAPKNLPPEIATKLTAALKKVYDSAEFKDFMSNRGFGTVWGDAGQFAGFMDKGDAQMGEAMKAAGLSKA, translated from the coding sequence ATGTCCAAGATTTCCCGCCGCACCTTTGCGGCTTCGACGGCCGCCGTCGCGGCATCCGCCGCTTTCGGGTTCAAACCCGCAGTCGCCCAAGCCTATCCGGCCCGTCCGGTCACCGTGATCGTGCCCTGGGGCGCGGGCGGCGGCACCGATGCGACCGCGCGCATCGTCGCGGCGCTCCTCGAAAAAGACCTCGGCCAGCCCTTCAACGTGGTCAACCGCACCGGCGGCTCCGGCGTGGTCGGCCATAGCGCAATCGCGACCGCGCAGCCCGATGGCTACACCATCGGCATGCTCACCGTCGAAATCTCGATGATGCACTGGCAGGGCCTCACCGAGCTGACGCCGAAGAGCTACACGCCGCTGGCCCTGATGAACGAGGATCCCCCGGGCATCCAGGTCTCCTCCTCCTCGCCCTACAAGACCGTCAAGGAGCTCGCTGAAGCGATCAAGGCGGCCCCTCCCGGCAAGTTCAAGGCCTCGGGCACCGGCCAGGGCGGCATCTGGCATCTGGCGCTGGTCGGCTGGATGCAGGCGATGGGCCTGCCCGCCAACCAGGTCGCCTGGGTGCCGTCAAACGGCGCGGCACCTGCGATGCAGGATCTCGCCGCCGGCGGCCTCGACCTCACCACCTGCTCGGTGCCGGAGGCGCGTGCCATCATCGAGGCGGGCAAGGCCAGGAGCCTCGCCATCATGGCGCCCGCGCGCAATCCGGTCTTCAAGGACGTGCCGACGCTGAAGGAGGCGATGGGCATCGACTACGCGACGGGTGCCTGGCGCGGCATCGGCGCGCCGAAAAACCTGCCGCCGGAGATCGCAACCAAGCTCACTGCGGCGCTGAAGAAGGTCTACGACTCCGCCGAGTTCAAAGACTTCATGAGCAATCGTGGCTTCGGCACCGTGTGGGGCGATGCCGGCCAGTTCGCGGGCTTCATGGACAAGGGCGACGCCCAGATGGGCGAAGCGATGAAGGCGGCCGGCCTCAGCAAGGCGTGA
- a CDS encoding tripartite tricarboxylate transporter TctB family protein has protein sequence MRLPDSVTGSFLVALGAAAAYGGWILPPVPGQPVGPNVFPLVIGTGLALCGLAIVFGIGHSFEEEEELVPLEDGQAAAPPPQGKLYGLRALLPPALLLFYVFAADRLGFIVTAAIMVYVTSTALGAKWKLALPLAALSPFAIHLIFGKLLRVPLPAGLLPTPW, from the coding sequence ATGCGTCTTCCCGACTCCGTCACGGGATCGTTTCTCGTCGCACTCGGTGCGGCCGCCGCCTATGGCGGCTGGATCTTGCCGCCGGTACCCGGGCAACCGGTCGGCCCCAACGTGTTTCCGCTCGTGATCGGCACGGGGCTAGCGCTGTGCGGGCTCGCGATCGTGTTCGGGATCGGCCACTCCTTCGAGGAGGAGGAAGAGCTCGTCCCGCTGGAGGACGGCCAGGCCGCAGCCCCGCCGCCGCAAGGCAAGCTCTACGGATTGCGCGCCTTGCTACCGCCGGCATTGCTGCTGTTCTACGTGTTTGCGGCCGACCGGCTCGGATTCATCGTCACTGCCGCGATCATGGTCTACGTCACCTCGACCGCGCTCGGGGCCAAATGGAAGCTGGCGCTGCCGCTCGCGGCGCTCTCGCCCTTCGCCATCCACCTCATCTTCGGCAAGCTGCTCCGCGTGCCGCTGCCCGCCGGCCTGTTGCCGACGCCCTGGTAA
- a CDS encoding nucleotidyltransferase family protein, with protein sequence MTRDEIIAAIRENADAIKGKGVSKLAILGSRAGENYGSDIDILLEIEPDTSFSLLKLIDVENIIEGATGLQTQATVRRSTSPRFAPHSADDIVEIF encoded by the coding sequence ATGACACGTGACGAGATCATCGCTGCGATACGCGAGAATGCGGACGCCATCAAAGGCAAGGGCGTTTCGAAGCTTGCCATTCTTGGCTCGCGGGCCGGCGAAAATTACGGCAGCGACATCGACATTCTGCTCGAGATCGAACCGGACACCTCTTTTTCACTACTCAAGCTGATCGATGTCGAGAATATCATCGAAGGTGCGACCGGCTTGCAAACGCAGGCAACCGTTCGCCGCTCGACGTCTCCCCGCTTTGCGCCGCACAGCGCAGACGACATTGTCGAAATATTCTGA
- a CDS encoding CGNR zinc finger domain-containing protein — protein sequence MSKESRKFHVPDALANLYDFANTLDLRHFTHHGVQHQQADELHNLAALGEWMRQHGLIERAATPSQKTFEAALRLRGAVRDYLKCEPAERHRKPAVTTPLNAAMEPFALRVAAIGKNGFALRPVMSDAQAGLSAIVAELYDAASAGTLDRLKMCAADECQRVFFDRSKPGTRRWCQSTLCGNREKTRTYRERHRHDPASEV from the coding sequence ATGTCGAAGGAATCGCGCAAGTTCCATGTGCCGGACGCGCTGGCCAATCTCTACGATTTCGCCAACACGCTCGATCTGCGGCACTTCACCCATCACGGCGTCCAGCATCAGCAGGCGGACGAGCTGCACAATCTCGCCGCGCTCGGCGAGTGGATGCGCCAGCATGGGCTGATCGAACGTGCCGCTACACCATCGCAGAAGACGTTCGAGGCAGCCTTGCGGCTGCGCGGCGCGGTCCGCGACTACCTTAAATGCGAGCCGGCGGAGCGCCATCGCAAACCGGCCGTCACCACTCCCCTCAACGCTGCGATGGAGCCGTTTGCACTGCGTGTCGCCGCCATCGGCAAGAATGGTTTTGCACTCAGGCCGGTGATGAGCGATGCGCAGGCGGGCCTGTCGGCGATTGTCGCCGAATTGTACGACGCGGCCTCGGCCGGCACGCTCGATCGACTGAAGATGTGCGCCGCCGACGAGTGCCAGCGGGTGTTTTTCGATCGCTCGAAGCCCGGCACGCGGCGCTGGTGCCAATCCACCTTGTGCGGCAACCGGGAAAAGACGCGGACCTACCGTGAGCGCCACAGGCACGATCCCGCATCGGAGGTCTGA
- the meaB gene encoding methylmalonyl Co-A mutase-associated GTPase MeaB translates to MTEKKASLDIKSLARDLRAGSRAALARAITLVESRRGDHQALARELVQMLLPDTGKAFRVGITGSPGVGKSTTIDALGTYLIAQGHKVAVLAVDPSSARSGGSILGDKTRMAQLAASDHAFIRPSPSSGTLGGVAAKTREAMLLCEAAGFGVVLVETVGIGQSETAVCDMTDFFLALMLPGGGDELQGIKKGLVELADMIAINKADGDNLKRAHVTAADYRGALHILSPRSEHWHPPVVTYSALTGTGIAELWQKVLDHRKAMNASGDFAARRRDQQVKWMWSMLEQRMLARLRSEATVRARVKKIESEVADGHLTPALAAEEIMKLLH, encoded by the coding sequence ATGACTGAGAAGAAAGCCTCGCTCGACATCAAGTCCCTCGCGCGCGACTTGCGCGCCGGCAGCCGCGCGGCGCTGGCGCGGGCCATCACGCTGGTGGAGAGCCGGCGCGGCGACCATCAGGCGCTGGCCCGGGAGCTGGTGCAGATGCTGCTGCCGGACACCGGCAAGGCGTTCCGCGTCGGCATCACCGGCTCGCCGGGCGTCGGCAAATCCACCACCATTGACGCGCTCGGCACTTACCTCATCGCGCAGGGCCACAAGGTCGCGGTGCTCGCGGTCGACCCGTCTTCGGCGCGCAGCGGCGGCTCGATCCTCGGCGACAAGACGCGGATGGCGCAGCTCGCGGCGTCCGACCATGCCTTCATCCGTCCCTCACCGTCCTCGGGTACGCTCGGCGGCGTTGCGGCGAAGACGCGCGAGGCGATGCTGCTCTGCGAGGCCGCCGGCTTCGGCGTCGTGCTGGTGGAAACCGTCGGCATCGGCCAGTCCGAGACCGCCGTCTGCGACATGACCGACTTCTTTCTCGCCCTGATGCTGCCGGGCGGCGGCGACGAGTTGCAGGGCATCAAGAAGGGGCTGGTCGAGCTCGCCGACATGATCGCGATCAACAAGGCCGACGGCGACAATCTCAAGCGCGCCCACGTCACCGCTGCCGATTATCGCGGTGCGCTGCATATTCTCAGCCCCCGATCCGAGCACTGGCATCCGCCCGTCGTCACCTATTCGGCGCTGACCGGCACCGGCATCGCGGAGCTCTGGCAAAAGGTCCTCGACCATCGCAAGGCGATGAACGCATCCGGCGATTTCGCCGCACGGCGGCGCGACCAGCAGGTGAAATGGATGTGGTCGATGCTGGAGCAGCGGATGCTGGCGCGGCTGCGCAGCGAGGCGACCGTCCGCGCCAGGGTGAAGAAGATCGAATCCGAGGTCGCCGACGGCCACCTCACGCCGGCACTCGCCGCCGAGGAGATCATGAAACTCCTGCATTGA
- a CDS encoding GFA family protein, whose product MTDTSKPILTGGCQCGAVRFGVTTAPNRVSICHCRMCQKAAGAPFASFADINKTDFAWTKGQPSFFRSSTIAERGFCSACGTPLSFGRIDGDRIEIMTGAFDHPDRVIPTRQFGTESRLGWVVGIANLPSQTTQQNYGPEKMATIVSHQHPDHD is encoded by the coding sequence ATGACCGACACCAGCAAACCCATCCTCACCGGCGGCTGCCAATGCGGAGCGGTGCGCTTCGGCGTCACGACGGCGCCGAACAGGGTCTCGATCTGCCACTGCCGCATGTGCCAGAAGGCAGCCGGTGCGCCGTTCGCCTCCTTTGCCGATATCAACAAGACCGATTTCGCCTGGACCAAGGGGCAGCCGTCGTTCTTCCGCTCCTCCACCATCGCCGAGCGCGGCTTTTGCTCCGCCTGTGGCACGCCGCTGAGCTTCGGCCGCATTGACGGCGACCGGATCGAGATCATGACCGGCGCCTTCGACCACCCCGACCGGGTGATCCCGACGCGCCAGTTCGGCACCGAATCCCGCCTCGGCTGGGTGGTCGGCATCGCCAATTTGCCGAGCCAGACCACGCAGCAGAATTACGGACCGGAGAAGATGGCGACCATCGTCAGCCATCAGCATCCGGATCATGATTAG
- a CDS encoding haloalkane dehalogenase has product MLHVNHPPISTEEVSYRKYIKSLDTQMAYVDVGTGDPIVFLHGVPTPSYLWRNIIPHLLPYGRCLAPDLVGMGNSGAAPNGSYRFVDHQRYLDAWFDALGLTGNVILVVHDWGAALGFHWAHRHPERVKAIVYMEGIVRPFHSWDEWPDATRAFFQGQRGPQGEDLILQKNLFIEYLLPLRHIAPEALEVYRRYFRNPGRSRQPMLTWTRELPIEGEPADVVAVVEAYADWMSKNRIPKLFIDAEPAGFLIGAQREFCRAWPNQETVLVKGAHFLQEEAPQEVGEATARFVSKVLAGQIS; this is encoded by the coding sequence ATGTTGCACGTCAACCATCCCCCGATCTCGACCGAGGAAGTTTCCTACCGGAAATACATCAAGTCCCTTGATACCCAGATGGCCTACGTTGATGTCGGCACAGGGGATCCCATCGTATTCCTGCACGGAGTTCCGACGCCGTCCTATCTCTGGCGGAACATCATTCCGCACCTCCTGCCGTATGGCCGTTGCCTTGCGCCAGACCTCGTCGGCATGGGCAATTCGGGCGCGGCGCCGAACGGCTCCTATCGCTTCGTCGATCACCAGCGCTATCTCGATGCCTGGTTCGATGCGCTGGGCCTGACCGGGAATGTCATCCTCGTCGTGCACGACTGGGGCGCGGCGCTCGGCTTTCACTGGGCCCATCGGCATCCGGAGAGGGTCAAGGCGATCGTCTACATGGAAGGCATCGTCCGGCCGTTCCACTCCTGGGACGAATGGCCCGATGCGACGCGCGCCTTCTTCCAGGGCCAACGGGGCCCGCAAGGCGAAGACCTGATCCTGCAGAAGAACCTGTTCATCGAATATCTCCTGCCGCTGCGCCATATCGCGCCGGAGGCGCTCGAGGTCTATCGCCGCTATTTCCGCAATCCCGGTCGGAGCCGTCAGCCGATGCTGACCTGGACGCGCGAATTGCCGATTGAGGGCGAGCCTGCCGATGTCGTCGCGGTCGTCGAGGCCTATGCGGATTGGATGTCGAAGAACCGGATCCCGAAACTGTTCATCGATGCCGAGCCGGCAGGCTTCCTGATCGGCGCGCAACGTGAGTTCTGCAGGGCCTGGCCCAATCAGGAGACTGTCCTGGTGAAGGGGGCGCACTTCCTGCAGGAGGAGGCGCCTCAGGAGGTCGGCGAGGCGACCGCCCGTTTCGTCTCGAAGGTGCTGGCCGGGCAGATCAGTTAG
- a CDS encoding DUF3298 and DUF4163 domain-containing protein, whose translation MKFIAALSVALALSATCAFSALAADPKPDAVAKTKSIQARVLLDDKIKADAALAADCFAEGKKWLDKNASEAAASRKADPQFFKNGGWDFERKYEIRSVVADRYVSILRNDYMNTNGAHPNSDVNTILWDKAENKRISIRPFFTETADKGPTLKAMVKAIIASLKAEKKKRDAGETATDEWFKSVEPSLLKIGAVTLTPSTEAGKSSGLTFHYPPYAVGPYAEGEYVAFVPWDALKPYLTTEGTRIFGGARPKGDADEP comes from the coding sequence TTGAAATTCATCGCCGCTCTAAGCGTCGCCCTGGCGCTGAGCGCAACATGCGCGTTTTCCGCCCTCGCCGCCGATCCCAAGCCCGACGCCGTGGCTAAGACCAAGAGCATCCAGGCGCGCGTCCTGCTCGACGACAAGATCAAGGCGGATGCCGCGCTGGCGGCGGATTGCTTCGCGGAAGGCAAGAAATGGCTCGACAAAAATGCCTCGGAAGCTGCCGCCTCGCGCAAAGCTGACCCGCAGTTCTTCAAGAACGGCGGCTGGGACTTCGAGCGCAAATATGAGATCCGCTCGGTCGTCGCCGATCGCTATGTCAGCATCCTGCGCAACGACTACATGAATACAAACGGCGCGCATCCCAACTCGGATGTGAACACGATCCTGTGGGACAAGGCCGAGAACAAGCGCATCTCGATTCGCCCGTTCTTCACCGAGACCGCCGACAAGGGCCCGACCCTGAAGGCGATGGTGAAAGCCATCATCGCCTCGCTCAAGGCCGAGAAGAAGAAGCGCGATGCGGGCGAGACCGCGACCGACGAATGGTTCAAGAGCGTGGAGCCGAGCCTGCTCAAGATTGGCGCGGTGACGCTCACACCCTCGACTGAAGCGGGCAAGAGCTCCGGGCTCACCTTCCATTACCCGCCCTATGCGGTCGGCCCCTATGCCGAGGGCGAATACGTCGCCTTCGTCCCGTGGGACGCGCTGAAGCCGTATCTCACCACAGAAGGCACCCGCATTTTCGGCGGCGCGCGGCCGAAGGGCGACGCGGACGAGCCGTGA
- a CDS encoding pyroglutamyl-peptidase I, giving the protein MSDKLRVLLTGFGPFPGAPHNPTQPLVARLAQLRRPALDDVAISSHIFPVTYAAVDRQLPDLLATVKPDALLMFGLAARTPYLRVETRARNAVTMLWPDAANTRSSKRGIAGHADAITFGPHTARLLRAARLTGIDARSSRDAGAYLCNYLSWRAIEKVRAGGPQLAAFIHIPLLARSGAVRRKGAARITLEELVDAGEAMLMEMVGLARKRRNTPAS; this is encoded by the coding sequence TTGTCCGACAAGCTCCGCGTTCTCCTCACCGGCTTCGGCCCGTTTCCCGGGGCGCCACATAATCCGACCCAGCCGCTGGTGGCGCGGCTCGCACAACTGCGCCGTCCGGCACTCGATGACGTCGCCATCTCCAGCCACATCTTCCCGGTCACCTATGCCGCGGTCGACCGGCAATTGCCTGACCTGCTCGCGACAGTGAAGCCGGATGCGCTTTTGATGTTCGGCCTCGCCGCACGCACGCCTTACTTGCGGGTCGAAACCCGCGCGCGCAACGCCGTCACCATGCTCTGGCCCGACGCTGCCAACACCCGCTCGAGCAAGCGCGGCATCGCCGGTCATGCGGACGCGATAACGTTCGGTCCGCACACCGCAAGACTGCTGCGCGCCGCGCGCCTCACCGGCATCGATGCACGGTCCTCGCGCGATGCCGGCGCCTATCTCTGCAACTACCTGAGCTGGCGCGCGATCGAGAAGGTCAGGGCTGGCGGTCCGCAGCTTGCGGCGTTCATCCACATCCCCCTGCTGGCGCGCAGCGGCGCGGTGCGCCGCAAGGGTGCAGCCCGGATCACGCTGGAGGAGCTGGTGGACGCGGGGGAAGCGATGCTGATGG